The following are encoded together in the Pelorhabdus rhamnosifermentans genome:
- a CDS encoding SAM-dependent methyltransferase, which translates to MKKVLIDAMFKHIQYGGVAVRYWDGEEVHYGDTEPHFKIIFNKKPPLMTATIEDPTITLGEFYMDEIIDYEGSLDELISIMEMNKLLNSDTQHLANKWMTAAKSGLGSVADKFKQRQNIHAHYDLGNDFFSLWLDKTMCYSCAYFKKQDDDLHLAQLQKIDLILKKLRLQPGMQLLDIGCGWGWLILRAAKQYGVRALGITLSEEQYAGARKRVEEAGLSDQVTVKLSNYLEIDPAQYQFDRIVSVGMFEHVGRDYFASYMKKVHDLLNFGGISMLHTLTNLREVETNAWAKKYIFPGGCIPALREIISLFPDYDFRVWHMESLRRHYVKTLELWYENFHQHIDEISGMFDKRFIRMWTLYLQGAAAILRTGNLDVYQILFSKGVNNELPITLNDIYVD; encoded by the coding sequence ATGAAAAAGGTACTAATTGATGCTATGTTTAAGCACATTCAGTATGGCGGAGTAGCTGTTCGCTACTGGGATGGTGAGGAGGTACATTATGGTGATACCGAGCCGCATTTCAAAATTATTTTTAATAAAAAGCCTCCCCTTATGACTGCGACCATAGAGGATCCTACGATAACATTGGGTGAATTTTACATGGATGAAATTATTGATTATGAAGGAAGTCTGGATGAATTAATTAGCATAATGGAAATGAATAAGCTACTTAATTCGGATACGCAGCACTTGGCGAATAAATGGATGACAGCTGCTAAATCTGGATTAGGGTCGGTGGCGGATAAATTTAAACAAAGACAAAATATTCATGCTCATTATGATCTTGGGAATGATTTTTTCTCACTTTGGCTGGATAAAACGATGTGCTATTCTTGTGCATATTTCAAAAAGCAAGATGATGATTTACATCTGGCACAATTGCAAAAAATTGATCTGATTTTGAAAAAGCTGCGGCTGCAGCCGGGAATGCAATTACTGGATATTGGATGTGGCTGGGGATGGCTTATTTTAAGGGCAGCAAAACAGTATGGAGTCAGAGCGCTAGGAATCACATTAAGCGAGGAACAGTATGCTGGCGCTAGAAAGCGTGTTGAGGAGGCCGGATTGAGTGATCAGGTCACGGTAAAATTAAGTAACTACTTAGAGATTGATCCTGCCCAATATCAATTTGATAGGATTGTCAGTGTGGGGATGTTTGAACATGTTGGACGTGACTATTTTGCGAGTTATATGAAGAAAGTACACGATTTGCTTAATTTTGGTGGTATTTCTATGTTGCACACACTGACTAATTTACGAGAAGTCGAGACCAATGCTTGGGCTAAAAAGTATATTTTCCCAGGAGGATGTATTCCGGCATTGCGGGAAATTATTTCACTATTCCCGGATTATGATTTTAGGGTGTGGCACATGGAAAGTTTACGCAGACATTATGTGAAAACCCTGGAACTTTGGTATGAAAATTTTCACCAGCATATTGATGAAATTTCCGGTATGTTTGATAAGCGCTTTATTCGCATGTGGACTTTATATTTGCAGGGCGCTGCGGCTATTTTGCGAACAGGCAATCTTGACGTTTATCAAATATTATTTTCTAAGGGAGTCAACAATGAACTTCCAATTACTTTAAATGATATATATGTTGATTAA
- a CDS encoding methyl-accepting chemotaxis protein: protein MRKLAEESNKAAQQIANLIKKNEQNMNEAIVATKSSSAGIQAGVEVVTSAGNAFQIIADSVVQLSSKIQDISESMGQMAGGSQELVESVHNIDRISKENASETETVSAATQEQSASMQEIATSSHGLANASGELNTAVSNFRV from the coding sequence GTGAGAAAGCTAGCAGAAGAATCTAACAAAGCAGCCCAGCAGATTGCAAATCTTATTAAGAAGAATGAGCAAAACATGAATGAAGCGATTGTAGCGACCAAAAGCAGCTCAGCGGGAATACAAGCGGGGGTTGAAGTAGTTACATCAGCAGGTAATGCCTTTCAAATTATTGCTGATTCTGTAGTCCAATTATCATCCAAAATTCAAGATATATCAGAATCTATGGGCCAAATGGCTGGAGGTAGCCAAGAACTTGTTGAATCTGTTCACAATATAGATAGGATAAGTAAAGAAAATGCGAGCGAAACGGAAACGGTTTCGGCTGCGACCCAAGAGCAGTCTGCTTCTATGCAGGAAATAGCTACTTCAAGTCATGGATTGGCTAATGCGTCGGGCGAATTAAATACGGCAGTAAGTAATTTTCGTGTATAA